A genomic window from Agrobacterium tumefaciens includes:
- a CDS encoding ABC transporter ATP-binding protein — translation MASIELKNVGKTYGDLAVLHGVDLDIRDGEFIVLVGPSGCGKSTLLRMIAGLEEITSGDLSIDGERVNDRRPKDRDIAMVFQSYALYPHMSVADNMSYSLRLRRSTKETIAAAVAGASAKLGLDPYLARRPKALSGGQRQRVAMGRAIVRQPKAFLFDEPLSNLDARLREQMRAEIKRMHADLGATSVYVTHDQIEAMTLASRIVAMNAGHVQQIGAPLDLYDRPANLFVAGFIGSPGMNFLEGRLQRENGGSFVVLGDGTRLALGRDVKLADGEPVTLGIRPEHVTVSPAESSVEATVDLVEPTGLGVILHLTVHGLPFKLFSSDRALLQPGKSLRVGFPQERLHVFDRNGVRIGEA, via the coding sequence ATGGCTTCCATCGAGCTGAAGAATGTCGGCAAGACCTATGGCGACCTCGCCGTGCTGCATGGCGTCGATCTTGATATCAGGGATGGCGAGTTCATCGTCCTCGTCGGTCCCTCCGGTTGCGGAAAATCGACGCTGCTGCGCATGATCGCCGGGCTTGAAGAGATAACATCCGGCGACCTGTCCATCGACGGCGAACGCGTCAATGATCGCCGGCCGAAGGATCGCGATATCGCCATGGTGTTCCAGTCCTATGCGCTCTATCCGCATATGAGCGTCGCCGACAATATGAGCTATAGCCTGCGCCTGCGCCGCAGCACCAAGGAAACCATCGCGGCGGCGGTGGCAGGTGCTTCGGCAAAGCTCGGCCTCGATCCCTATCTCGCCCGTCGCCCGAAGGCGCTCTCCGGCGGCCAGCGCCAGCGCGTCGCCATGGGCCGCGCCATCGTGCGCCAGCCGAAAGCCTTCCTGTTCGATGAACCGCTCTCCAACCTCGATGCCCGGCTTCGCGAGCAGATGCGCGCCGAAATCAAGCGCATGCATGCCGATCTCGGCGCGACCTCGGTATACGTCACCCATGACCAGATCGAGGCGATGACGCTCGCCTCGCGTATCGTCGCCATGAATGCCGGCCATGTGCAGCAGATCGGCGCGCCACTTGATCTCTACGACCGTCCCGCCAATCTTTTCGTCGCCGGTTTCATCGGTTCGCCGGGCATGAATTTCCTCGAAGGACGGCTGCAACGGGAGAATGGCGGCAGTTTCGTCGTGCTGGGTGACGGCACGCGCCTCGCGCTCGGCCGTGATGTGAAGCTTGCCGATGGCGAGCCGGTTACGCTCGGCATCCGCCCGGAACATGTCACCGTCTCACCCGCCGAAAGCAGCGTCGAGGCGACGGTGGATCTCGTCGAACCGACCGGCCTCGGCGTTATCCTGCACCTCACCGTGCATGGATTGCCCTTCAAGCTGTTCTCGTCGGACCGGGCATTGTTGCAGCCGGGCAAGTCCCTGCGGGTCGGTTTCCCGCAGGAAAGGCTGCATGTCTTCGACAGGAATGGCGTCAGGATCGGGGAGGCGTGA
- a CDS encoding carbohydrate ABC transporter permease, with the protein MTSRIFLTLAHRLAILAYIAFALFPLFWLLKVSVTPNDLLYSEGVRMWPSRATWDHYRFVIENSAFPTFFKNSVIVAGSTALAVTVLSSLSGYALSRFRFKGKYWIIALMLITQMFPLVMLVAPIFKMLSPLGLTNSLTGLVIVYTAFNVPFATFLMQSFFDGIPKDLEEAAMIDGASRFTAFRQIILPLTLPGIAATLGFVFTAAWSELLFALMLISGNQSATFPVGLLTFVSKFSVDFGQMMAAGVLALIPACLFFLLIQRYLVQGLTAGAVKG; encoded by the coding sequence ATGACATCAAGGATATTTCTCACCCTTGCCCATCGTCTGGCGATCCTCGCATACATCGCCTTCGCGCTTTTCCCGCTGTTCTGGCTGCTCAAGGTGTCCGTGACGCCGAATGACCTGCTTTATAGCGAAGGCGTCAGGATGTGGCCATCGCGGGCGACATGGGATCACTATCGTTTCGTCATAGAAAACAGTGCTTTCCCGACGTTTTTTAAGAACAGCGTCATCGTCGCCGGCTCAACGGCGCTTGCCGTAACGGTACTCTCCTCGCTGTCGGGTTATGCCCTGTCGCGATTCCGCTTCAAGGGCAAATACTGGATCATCGCCCTGATGCTGATCACCCAGATGTTCCCGCTGGTCATGCTGGTCGCGCCGATCTTCAAGATGCTGTCGCCGCTCGGCCTCACCAACAGCCTGACGGGCCTCGTCATCGTCTATACGGCCTTCAACGTGCCCTTTGCTACCTTCCTCATGCAGTCGTTCTTCGATGGCATTCCGAAGGATCTGGAAGAGGCGGCGATGATCGACGGGGCGAGCCGGTTTACGGCCTTCCGCCAGATCATCCTGCCGCTGACATTGCCGGGCATTGCCGCCACGCTCGGCTTCGTCTTCACCGCCGCGTGGAGTGAACTTCTGTTTGCGCTGATGCTGATTTCCGGCAACCAGAGCGCCACATTCCCGGTTGGCCTTCTGACCTTCGTTTCGAAATTTTCCGTCGATTTCGGGCAGATGATGGCGGCGGGCGTTCTGGCGCTCATACCGGCCTGCCTCTTCTTCCTGCTCATTCAACGTTATCTCGTGCAGGGCCTGACGGCCGGCGCGGTGAAAGGATAA